A single genomic interval of Lentimicrobium saccharophilum harbors:
- a CDS encoding C1 family peptidase: MRIIALVIMSGLAASFSFSYAQQDSVKKEGFQFEIIINNPATPVKDQYRSGTCWSFATVSFVESELLRLGAGEKDLSEMYFVNHAYREKAERYVRLHGSSNFGPGGQAHDVMNTIAKFGFAGENDYPGLLAGESKHLHGELDAVLKAYLDAVLQKKDGKLSKVWPHAFAGILEAYLGPVHDQANGKNAGALPVYAQAAGFNPADYVELTSYLHHPFYQKINLEIPDNWSQDLYYNLPLDELMDVMNHAIEKGYTICWDGDVSDKGFSHAKGVAILPEISGSSLEGTERARWEKLTEKEKNAELYSFSKPVTERIITPGIRQEDFNNLKATDDHLMHITGLATDQLGTRYYITKNSWAADSNKSGGYLNMSEAYVRLNTIAVMIHKDAVPPLIRKKLGI, encoded by the coding sequence ATGAGAATTATTGCACTGGTAATCATGTCCGGGCTGGCGGCATCCTTTTCCTTTTCATATGCCCAACAGGACAGCGTAAAGAAAGAAGGTTTTCAGTTTGAAATAATCATAAACAATCCGGCTACTCCCGTTAAAGACCAGTACCGGTCAGGAACCTGCTGGAGTTTTGCGACCGTTTCGTTTGTGGAATCAGAACTTCTCAGGCTGGGCGCCGGAGAAAAAGATCTTTCGGAAATGTATTTTGTTAACCATGCCTACCGCGAAAAGGCAGAAAGGTATGTACGTCTTCACGGATCTTCAAATTTTGGTCCCGGTGGCCAGGCCCACGATGTTATGAATACCATCGCGAAGTTTGGTTTTGCCGGAGAAAATGACTATCCCGGACTCCTTGCCGGCGAATCAAAGCATTTACACGGGGAACTGGATGCTGTGTTGAAAGCATATCTTGATGCGGTTTTGCAAAAGAAAGACGGTAAACTGTCGAAGGTATGGCCCCATGCCTTCGCCGGCATCCTCGAGGCCTACCTGGGCCCTGTGCACGATCAGGCCAATGGAAAAAATGCCGGCGCATTGCCTGTTTATGCTCAGGCAGCAGGTTTTAATCCTGCAGATTATGTTGAGCTCACTTCCTATCTGCACCATCCGTTCTATCAGAAAATCAATCTTGAAATACCCGACAACTGGTCGCAGGACCTTTATTACAACCTTCCGCTCGATGAGCTGATGGATGTGATGAACCATGCCATTGAGAAAGGTTACACTATCTGCTGGGACGGCGATGTGAGCGACAAAGGATTTTCCCATGCAAAAGGCGTTGCCATCCTGCCCGAGATTTCAGGCAGCTCTCTTGAAGGAACTGAACGGGCCCGCTGGGAAAAGCTTACCGAAAAAGAGAAAAATGCCGAGCTTTACAGCTTCAGCAAACCAGTGACGGAAAGAATCATCACCCCTGGTATCAGGCAGGAAGATTTCAATAACCTGAAAGCTACCGACGATCATCTGATGCATATTACAGGACTTGCAACTGACCAACTCGGCACCAGGTATTACATTACCAAAAATTCGTGGGCAGCCGACAGCAATAAATCAGGAGGTTACCTCAATATGTCGGAAGCCTATGTACGCCTTAACACCATAGCTGTGATGATTCATAAAGATGCCGTTCCGCCGCTGATCAGAAAAAAACTGGGCATCTGA